The following are encoded together in the Proteiniphilum saccharofermentans genome:
- the tpx gene encoding thiol peroxidase gives MASITFKGNPVHTTGELPQKGVAAPDFTLVKGDLSEAKLSDFRGKNVVLNIFPSIDTGVCAASVRRFNQEAASLKDTVVLCISADLPFAAGRFCAAEGIENVVTLSCFRDKSFAENYGLLMSDGPLKGLLARAVVIVDRDGKVVYTELVPEIAQEPDYHSAINSIV, from the coding sequence ATGGCAAGTATTACATTTAAAGGCAATCCCGTTCACACAACCGGAGAGCTGCCCCAAAAAGGTGTGGCTGCACCCGATTTTACGTTGGTAAAGGGAGATCTTTCCGAAGCTAAATTATCGGACTTCAGAGGAAAAAATGTTGTTCTCAATATTTTCCCGAGTATCGATACCGGAGTATGTGCCGCCTCTGTGCGTCGCTTCAACCAGGAAGCCGCTTCATTAAAAGATACGGTAGTGCTTTGTATTTCTGCCGACCTGCCCTTTGCTGCCGGGAGATTCTGTGCGGCTGAAGGCATTGAAAATGTTGTTACACTTTCTTGTTTCCGCGACAAATCATTCGCCGAAAATTACGGACTGCTAATGAGCGACGGCCCATTAAAAGGACTTTTGGCCCGCGCTGTGGTAATAGTGGATCGTGATGGGAAAGTAGTATATACCGAACTGGTTCCCGAGATTGCACAGGAGCCGGATTATCATTCTGCAATCAACTCGATAGTGTAG